CTTTCAGAGAATTTGGCTTGTAAGTGATTTATCAAGACAATCTTGCATTATTTCATATCAACACAGAGTATTGATCCATCAATTGCCCTTACTTGTCTCTTATGGGAGTCTGTGGCCACAGTATCCCACCACAGCCGAAAGAACTCCTGCTCCACAGCGATGAACCTGCGGTCTTCATCCTTTGACAGCTCCTCAGTCACACTGGTGTACACATTGGCAGCATAGGCGTTCATACTCTCCTATGGGTGATCCACAGTTATATACATTAAacatttcacactcacacatccacatTATATGGGCGATACTGGTTTGGTGCAAGGATACTATTAAACAGCAGGCTGTAGACAACATGCTTGTCAAGTTTAACAGATTATGAAGAATATGGTGACAGGAACATACCTGAATGGTGTAAACCCAGCCAACATCCATGTGACTGTGAGGAATTACAAATGTTTGAATCGGTTTTTGTTCCTCTGTCATCCCACACGAGTAacagcaacaaagaaaaaacacaaaaacggCTAAAAATCTCATCTTTTTTAGCCCGTGAAGCATTTAATAACCTCTCTAGTGATCCTCACCCACACTTCCTTatttttgttgtgctgcagcacGTGACTTACTCGGTACGGAAGCCCAGAAAAACCAAACTAGCTCAGAACCGCTTTTGTTGACGCGTTATTTTGGGGACCTTTACACCGGAAGCACTTAATGTAGACACTGTGTACTTTTTGGAGGTGAGAGTGGTTCATCTGATGCCACATTACAATGTCGAAAAATACGAGAATTGTGCTAGTATTTGGAGGCTTTGTAACGGCTATTGCCGCTGCGTTTTACCCCATATTTTTCTACCCGCTGGTGCATAAAGATGAGTACAGTAAGTGGCTAACAGCTCTCAGTTACACGGTCAAACTGTTTACAATGTGTTATGTCATTTAATAATATGTTGCTTTGTATAAAGGGTTTGGCTAATCTCCTCCAGCTCCAACTAAACTGAATGTTGCTTTACTTATCGAAAAATAAGCTAGGTAGCTATACAGCTAGCTAATAGGATGTTCAGCGTTAGCATAGTGTTTAGCTAGTTAACTTCTGATTTATGGCACTTTATCAGTCTTTATCTATTCacgttcatttgttttttgttaccAAAATATTCAACGAaagctctttaaaaaaaacacaacaacaaaacaaaaaaaacagccatgtaCATAAGCTGTTTTGCTAGCTAAATGTGGCTAAAGTAAAAATGTTGCTCGCCCTTTAACAAACCCCttaaacatgcacataaaccagctgagacaaacacagagtgatACCAGGAACATTCATGTGGCTAAATAGATGTGGTTTCACTATATGTCTTGCACAGGCTCTCCTCTCAATGGGCAGTCTTTGTAGTCTGGCCACCACAGATGGAAAACTACAGTCAGGACATACAGCAGATTGTAGATTAACATCTTGTACTTGATGTTGAATTTGACCACTAAAATCTACTGTACTCTTCTGTCTCTGCTAGGAGAAGTTCAAAAGCTGCACCGGACAGGAATCAACCAGGCAGATATTCAACCTGTGGGTAAGGGTGATACCTGATACCGGTGTTGACTGAAACGCCGTAATTAATATACCAGTATTAAGTGAGAGAAGGTGCTGGGGTTTTTCCCCcctcattttgttcatttttgcaATCAATCAAAATGTACAGGACTTCCTTTAAAGACTTCTCATGCACATGTCTACCGTACACAGATGGACTGTTTTGCACAGTACTTGCCAACATATCCTGTTTGTTTTATAGGCAATTAAATTCCTTATCAGTAACATAACgcagcaataacacaaacactgacactatttcttttatttttattttgtctttaggTGTGAAGGTATGGTCCGATCCATTCAAGCCTACAGGCAAATGACGACCAGTGGCGGCCAACCCCTGACTAAATCCAGACACCGATGCCGATGAAGACTTTGAGCAGAAAGACGCCTTTTTGATGAGTGCGTGGTGTGCGCGTGAGTGAATGCTTTCCTGaatgtgtgggttttttttgcgttgttgttgttaaatgaGTCATGAAATCCTGTAAATAAAGCTCAAAGATCTTATAACAAAAACTCGATTAACACAGTTTTTGCATGAATGGTTAGCGTATTGCAATGACAGACGGACAAATAACCACCACAGTCTTCCAAAAAGGTTCAACTTTACCAAAATCTAAGATGATGTGCTGctagttttcttctttttccacaagggggagctctgctgctgtctgttgatACAAAAGTCACTGGactgtgtgatgttttgtttgtgcatctTAGATATTTTGGAAAAACCCTTGTATTTCCAAAAGCCTTGCTCTGGTATGCAGCCTGTTggaaattataataaaatacagtGGTTTGTTTACCCACTTTATTCAAATGACTctcttttgacattttattttgatttagttGGTATGAGAGTCATAAAAACGGTTCAACAGATGAGGGACAATGTCCAGTAATGTGCGGTATCATCTTCCAAAATGGAAATAGTGGAGACAGAGTTATTCCAGGACACATCACTCTGTATTATGATTTCCCTGTCACAGACACAGGGTTTAATTGTTGCCCGGCTGTTTAAATGGCATGTGACTGGCTATGTTTTGCCCATAGGCTGAAAGGACGGGGCAGAGCTCCATAGTCGTCTTGTTCAGAATCCTACTCGATGTGATCCAGACTCCCTTTACGAGTCCATGGGTGCTGTAAAAGCAGGGAATTCCAAAACTAcaattttttttccctgtaCTTTTGTGGTTTCCTGACATTGACCAGCATCCCCTTTCAGACTTTGGTCCATCAAAGTCCTTTTGGAGGAAAGATAGATTAAGAAAGAACTAAAGCATGTGTTTATGGTCCTTCAGAGATGGTGCATTTTTAAAGTTACCCTTAAATCTTTCACAGTCCTCAGCGTAGCCTGTACTTTCGGACTTCTAGGACCATTTGCGAGGCCTACTGCCAGCAAAACCGACAGCACGGGCCAGCAACGGCCACTCTCCTCCTCAACCCCCCAATCAACAAGCCCCATTGTTTATGAGAGGTTGTTATTGTTGGGCTGCATtcagaaacaagagaaaactCAAGAGCCCGGCTGTGCAGAGGCATCCAAAGTAAAGAGAGCAAGGGGTGAGGGGGTGGTTGAGGAAAAACGAAAAGCAGAAATTCCTCTCATTCCCCGCTGGTGTTTTCCAGATTCCTCAAGCGACAGCTTCTCGGCTGTGTGAGTGAAGTAACCAGAGGGGAAATTGAAGCGAatggggagaggaagagaaccGCATTCTTGAGGGGACGCGTCACCTACACACAGAATAGAGAGACACTCAATCTCTGTTACTTCGCCTGGCAAAGTATGTAACAGGTTGTGCAGCATGGCCCTCCAGCTTTTTAGTCTTGCCTTGCCATGAATGAGTGTTTGAATCACTGACACTCGCTCGAGTCGCTCCTCACGTCAGTCTTTTCTGAAGCAGGCCTCAAGCCTACACCAGGATTTTATGGTTCCATGTTGTCTCGTCCTCTTTATATGGCCCTTGGCCCATTCAGCTGAATATGTAGATAGACACCCATCACTATAAAACATTCAATAGGGTCACAGCGCACTATAAACCAACATGAACTCAACAATGTCGCCTCTACAGCACTTTTACTATCTTACCATTAAGCCATCACACAAATCTCCCCCAGCTATTCAGGCGGTTTTGGGAGAGCGGTGGCACATCGTCGCTCCGAGCTGTTTGTTAGGCGTGTGTTCAAGAGCAGCAGATAATTGGCCAAGGTTTCTTACTAATTGCCATGGGAACAAGGGGTTGACAGACAGGTCACGGGGttggagaaacagcagaaagcaTTCGGGAAGGGGTGGGACGTAAAATGCGAGCAGAGCAAACGCCTCTCATACTCAAGCGTGGTAAATAGAGACggaaaacaaacaagactttTGATGACGCACTGTAATTGAAGGCAGAGAACTGGCATTCGTTTCTGTGTTACACTTTAGTGGGattccatgtttgttttttgggtttATTTGCTCGTGCACAATTAATTAATGAGGTTAATGAGGGGATTGTCTCATATTCATTTTTAGCTTTATGGATCAGCCTTTCCTCACACGTTGCCCTCTTCAAGATAAAAGCCATTAATCTCCTGATTGATGTATGCAATGTACAGCACAGATGATTCAAAGCAGCAAACGTCAACGCGAACATAAAATACAGTCCACAGGGAGGCAATTCATGGCTCAAAAAACAACCCCGCCATCAATATGTCCACATTATAATAACAACCAGCaaatacaaaatagaaaaacttcCAGATGTTTACAGTCGGATTAtgcaatacatttaaaaaagattacAGATGTGCGTCTGTCAAATAAAGGAAGGGCAGCAGAGGTTGAATCGAAAGATGTGGTATTTGTTAGGACATGGTCAGGCttaaaacatatatatgtttatatacatataaaagaAGAACAGACTGTCCGGAGGAAGAAGAGCTGGAACAACTCATctacagacagtagagacatgCACTtgattttgatcatttcttAGGAATACATATGCAGGGGTACAGGATATATATGTGACGCCAAGGTATACATACAGCACATTATGTACATATCCCTGAAGCAAAGAGTACATTTCACCAAAGATGTtgccaaaaatgaaaaaaaaaaacaagcatatCACAGAttatcacacaaaaacaaatttagCGGACGTGCACACAAGTGCAAAGCACACACAGTTGGTTTTCTCCCACAAAACAAGCAAAGATCTACATTTCACATCTCAAACACACTGCTTAGCCTTGTAAAACAATGTAGCGGAGCGCTGTCCGCATTCTTGGGTCAGCAGGCGCACGGCTGTGGAAACAGATAGTATAAGACTGAAGCAATGTCTAGGAAAAAAGGCACCGGCCAGGATCACAGCAGGCAAACTGCCCCGGTGACAGTGCGGTCTGGAGCGAGCTAGAGTTCCATTTAGTGCGTGCGtgagattttgtgtgtgtgtgtgtgtgtgtgtgtgtgtgtttgcgcatgTGTCATTCAGGAAGGAAAGTGAAGAACTTCAGCTAAGAGGAACCCAGTATCCCCCAGAGACTAAACTGTGGTTGTGGAGCTTACTGGAACTCCAAACAtcgtgtgtgtgcttttgtattATGTTCGTATCTGCCCGAAGCAGGACCACAAATAGATAATTATGGTTTGTTTTAGGTTGCATCTCTGTTGCCCAGTCGTGAAGGCATTGCAGTTCATTGCTGTGGTGTGTCAGTTCTTAGTCGAAGCCGTTTGCGTAGAGTGCCAATGGTGAGGGGCAGATGATGCAATGATGGTTTGTGTGCTCTCTCCTTCTTGTTGGCTGGTGTAATTTAGACTCTTACCGGAACATCCAGTTATAAACAGTCAGAAACGCTATTTGGCCACCCAGAGATGCACGTGTGAAAACATGTAATGTGGTTTTTGCCTcttaaagtctgtttttagCTGAAAACATTCATCTAGTAATTAAGAGTTAACATTGGTTACTCAACAACACATAGTAATTAGCAATACACGCTACTGGTGTTTTAGGCTAACATGGTAACatgtttttagccatgctacACGGCAAGGATGGAAATGTTGGTCCGTCAGTCAGCCCATCCCTTTGGTCCAGAGGGAAACATCCCAAAAACTAATGTTAGATCGCCACACAATTTATATTCGAGTGGCATTTaaggtccccagaggatggatccTACTGACTTTTCTACTAACGCTAGCAGGTTAAAGTTTTCACTTATCATtcaaaatatctcaacatctatcTGGTTTATTAGCTCAAAATATGGTATATGCCAGGTTCCCAGATGATGTACCCCAATGACTTTGgttgacttttgtgttttttagtgaaatatccTACTAATTGTTGCAATGATT
The sequence above is a segment of the Pempheris klunzingeri isolate RE-2024b chromosome 23, fPemKlu1.hap1, whole genome shotgun sequence genome. Coding sequences within it:
- the smim20 gene encoding small integral membrane protein 20, which encodes MSKNTRIVLVFGGFVTAIAAAFYPIFFYPLVHKDEYREVQKLHRTGINQADIQPVGVKVWSDPFKPTGK